The genomic stretch CTTAAAAATTGGGTTTCTATGTCCGTGAAAGCCTTCATTTGTATCCTGAGCAAATGTGCATTACTAGCTCTGGAAATCTGTGTAAATTACTTAATTTTCCCATTTGGCATGTGCATGTGCCTGACACCATGTCAGATGTGtaacaagtgctcaataaatgcttaaaaattctttttaatatgtctattaatgtttattaatttctgagagagagagagaaggagggggaggggcagagacagagggagacacagaatccaaagcgtgtttcaggctccgagctgtcgatacagagccccatgcgggacttgaacccacgagctgtgagatcatggcctgagctgaagttagatgtttaactgactgagtcacccaagcaccgtttttttgttttgttttgttttgttttgttttgtttttttatgtttagttttgagagagacagcatgaagtgcagggagaggggaggacagaggatccgaagtgggctcttagctgacagcagcaagcccgatgcgggcttgaacttacgaactgcagagatcatgacctgagccgaagttggactcttaaccgattgagccacccaggagccccatcaataaatgtttttttttttttttaattttttttaatgtttgtttatttttgacacaaggacagagcgtgagcaggggaggggcagagagagagggagacacagaatcagaagcaggctgcaggctctgagctgtcaggacagagcccgacgtggggctcgaacccacgaaccttgagatcatgacctgagccaaagtcggacgctcaactgactgagccacccaggctccccaataaatgttttttgaatcaAAGATTGTAAACTTCTATTTCAGTCCTGAGATAAGATCCTGCAAAGACTCTTCTCCCTCATGGATCCTATGAAGTGTCCCAAGAGCACCTGCTGCCTGGGGTGTGCTTGGACCCACTAGATATAGACCtgtttttgtttctcagtttCATTCTCTTACAGGAGATGGATGCCCAAGAAATTGAATATGTAAGGAAGTAGGCCTGATGACCTCTCTGATTCACATGGGACAGGTGTTGTGGAAACGCGGGGTTTCACTGGGAGGGGGTCATCAGgcgcggcccccccccccagcagcagGAGCAGTGACTTGGATCCAGAGGATGCCACAGAGTTGTGGTGGGGACATAGGTGGGACTGGCAGGGGGCTGCCCTGAAGCGAGAGTCACAGAGTGCGGAGAGTACCGTGCGGTCTTGAACTGAGCTCTGTGACAAACCAGCAGCGTTGATGGGCTGTCTGTTCTGTTTGTATTTTAGCAGTGCAGTTGCAGGACTCCACTCTGAAGGCACTTAAGGATCAGGCCTCAAACAAGCAAGCCCAGATCCTACAGCAGAATCCTGAACCTTCCGTTGAGAGTAAGCCTGAGCCAGACGTTATGGAGGACGTTGGTGGAGATGACCTCAAGGTCCTTGGTGCACAACCCACCGAAGGGAAAGATGGTCCCTCTGGCCGCAAGCCTGCTGGGGAGGGTGACGTAGGAGTGGGCTCCATCGAGCACCGTCACCTCCATCTGTCTAGTTGCCATGAGTGTTTGGAGCTTGAGAATAGCACCATTGAATCTGTCAAGTTTGCATCTGCGGAGAAAATTCCAGATCTCCCGTATGATCACAATGGCACTTTGGAGGATGTTGCTGATGACATCTgcctggagagagaagggaggaaagtcAACATCACGGGGAGGGCACCCAATATCCTCTTCTACATGGGTTCTGCCTCCCAGGAATCCCTGGGCAGGTTCCAGGAGGTCCGGTCCGTTCTGGCTGACTGTGTGGACACCGAGAGCTATACACTGTACCGCCTGTCAAGGGAAAGTGCTCTCAGAGACCCGTGGTCGGACAACTGTCTGTTGTTGGTCATTGCCACCAGGGAGGCGATTCCTGAAGACCTTTCCCAGAAATTCGTGGCCTACCTTTCTCAGGGGGGGAAAGTGTTGGGCCTGTGTTCGCCCTTCACGCTTGCTGGCTTTCAGGTGACAAGCAAGAGTGTGCTGCGGGAGACAGTCCAGAACTTGGTTTTCTCCAAGGCTGACCAGACCCACGTGAAGCTCAGTGTCCTGAGCAGTGGCTATGTTTATGAGGAGGGCCCTGGGGGACAGCTCAGCCTGGGCAAGCTCCAGGGTCACCTGGAGAATGAGGACAAGGACAGGCTGATAGTGCAAGTGCCTTTTGGACCACGTGGAGGAGAAGCTGTTCTTTGCCAGGTATGGAGGCTGGCATCCATGTGATGACCTTTGGGGATCTCGGACTGAGAGCATGCTCTCGAAGGTCGCACACTGAAAGGCTCAGGAGTCTGTGTTCGTGGGGTGCTTTTTGATCCTTGCCTGGGAGTTTTTGCTGATGGGGAGTAGGTTTAGATGAGGGCTTTCCTGTCATTTGAATATCCCATTTCACCAAAATACTCGTGATGGAGGGACATAGCAGCAGGTGTCATGGCCAATTAGACTCCTGGTTAACGGAGGATTAGTCAGAAAATTCGTTCCTGTTTTGATCTGTACTGGTATTACTCTTTCCAAATTATGTTAGTTTACTCTTTTGTCTCAAAGCACAATATAATCGAACCTTTAGTTAATGTAGGGAGTTGAGTGCCTTGGGCTGGTGATTTTAAGTGTTAGTAACCATCACATTACAACATTGTAGGTGATGCCAGGGACTACATGAATGAATGCTCACCAACTTCTGGGGTAGTGAGTGTTGAAAACACTTCACATCCTCAATTCTTTTATGATTCTGTCACTCTTAAAATCTAAGTGCCgagaaaagttgcaaagagaaTATTGAAGCGATTTAGTTTTGTGGCAAATTAATACAACCTACCCTCAAATAATACAGCTTtaaactgtgtgggtccacttgtGTGGATATTTTTGGTtaaatacagtactataaatgtattttctgtttcttatgattttctctctctttctgtctctctttttttttttttttttttttttgtgagagacagggagagagagagctcacgtgAGTGtatgcgagtggggaaggggcagagagagagaatcttgagcagactctgagcccagtgcagagcccgatgtggggctcaatcccatgactctgacctgagatcatgagctaagccaaaatcaagagtcagacgctcaactgactgagccacccagatgccccatgttccttatgactttcttaatagtttccttttctctagcttactttattgtaagaatagagtatataatatatgtaatatacaaaatacatgttacttGACTAttttattggtaaggcttctggtcaacactAGGCTATAggttaagtttttggagagtaAAAAGTTATATGAGCATTTTCAGCTGCGTGGTAAGATTGGCACCCGAGCCCCCACGTTGGTGAAGGGTCAGCTGTATGTAGGTAAGGAGACAGCGGGAAGGAAGGACTTGCTGTTTCCCTTCCCAAACCTTCCCTTTGGCTCatctgctggttttttttttttcccaccttctttttccttttagttttttgtttgtttaagcagaTGGAAACAGGAGAGACTATTTCAAAATCCCTGATCATTTACTGCAAACTTTTTAATGCTTCAGGGCAGAAGTTTTTGACAGAGTTAGATGAACACTTgttcttaaggattttttttttctttttttgaatgtttacttatttttgagagagagagacagagacagagtatgagtggggaaggagcagagagagagggagacacataatccgatgcaggctccaggctctgagctgtcagcacagagcctgatgtggggggctcaaactcacaaactgcgagatcatgacctgagctgaagtgggatgcttacccgactgagccactcaggtgcccctttaaggATTTGTTAccttaaatgagaaaactgagtgaTTGTAGGTATTTTTCCCAGAATAGTTCCCAGGATGAGTAtaacagattttgttttattacagGGATGTTTTTATTGAATTAgataatcatttccttttttcgttgtttattttcatttcatatgtcGTCCTAGGAGCTAAGTCTTTTGAGGTTTTCTGACCAAATATTCTTCATGGAGGTGTAAATTTGTCTCTTTACTATTCCAAAGCCCACTCATTTGTTCTTAAGCTAATGCTCGGGCAAAGATGCCTGCAGTGAAGAAATCTGGACATCAGGGTAGGTGAATGTGTGCAAGCCAAGCAGGTTTCACGGAGGCTGCAAAGCACATGAATTAGTTTGGAGGCCTAATAAATGTTCCTCTTATCTTTTTCTCTGCAAAGATGGTAACTATAGCAACTGTGCATTCTCAGAAAATCCACTTAAAAACCTGACTTCCTAGAGCCGTATTTCAGTTTTGAATGGTGACTTTTACCACCCCTGTGCACAGACTTGTACTAGAAAATTGATTCGGCACCGTTGCGATGCATTTCTGGGAGTTACATGGCAACTCTGTTGGCTGCACCATTTAAATTGACCCCGTTACTGTCATAAAATTTGAAACTGCACGCATCGCTCTAGAAAAAAAGGCAATACGATGCAGCTTCAAAAATCAGATTCAGAGGATTAGAATGTCATTTTTGATTTTAAATGACTTCCAGTCTCTGTGTGACAGGCTCACCGCTTTCTCCTTGGGCCTGTGTCACTACGGTACCTCGCCACCGAGATCAGCCAATAAATGTTACCACAGACTGGCCAGTTTCCTCTTTCCTTGGTCAATTTCACAGTCTTCATCTCTAATAAATGGAGTAATGATGTAACCCAGTAAGAGGGCGCAAAGCACTTCAAGGGCAAACCACAGCCACACAGTAGGTGGTGGTCTCATGGCCTAGGAGCTGCGTGGGGATGCCTTTACCCTTCATCGTAATAATAAATGGAGTAATGATGTCACCCAGTAAGAGGGCTcgtaataaagaaaaaggaaattttcgTGTGCTTGCTATAATGATCAGGTTTGCAGGGGAAATTTAAGGCTGTGGGTTCATGCTGACATTTGATTATCAAATGGACCAGGACCTTGGCATGGAGTTGCTCAAGTAAATGTCTCtcaaatggatttaaaaatattttatttccttctgtggCTTAGCACATGGCAGCAGTGGCATGGCGTTTACAGTGGGGTTTCTCAACCATGGCACTGTTGACCTTGGGGCTGATCCTACCTCGTTGTGGAGTCAGTCATTCGTGCATTGTAGGGTGTTAGCAGTATTTCCCAACAGATTCCTgtagcagcccccacccccaaccccgccccgGTCCTCAATTTGTGACTGGAGATGCTTTAGTTCTGGCTTTTGGTCTGGTCAGAAAGCCTTAATTTTAGAAGAAGCCAGGTAATAAAAATGGACCCATCAGTATGGTAACAGTATTCCAGCCAGAGGATGTAACATTTGTCAGATGCCGTAGAGAACCAGGAGTGCAAATCCAGAAGCACATGCTTTCCTGAGCCCCAAATCTGTCATAGAAGCGCTGACTCTTGAAGTCCACAAAAGCACTCCTTGCACAATGTCTGTGTCACCTCCTGGAACCCTGGAGGCCTGCCTGTGGGGCGAGCCCTCGTTGTCTTCCTCAGCGAGTTCAGCACACCTCACGTGTGTGCTTGGATCTTGTGTGTATCACTCAGGTTGGGGTGTGCGTGTGCCATTCGTCACTCTCACGCCTTTCTCCTGGGCCCActttgctcattttatttctgcACCTGCAAGGGGTAAGCTCCAGGAGAGCCGCGTGCTCACATGAGTTGAACGTGACCCACAGCTCTGCTCATTGCCCCAGCACTGGCTTTGTCCACTGGAGAGGAGAGGCCACATGTAAGGAGAGAACCCAGGGGAGAAGGAGGCTCGGCAAGCTTTGGATACTTTGAAGGATTttacttttctccctcctcttctctccaggGCTCTTTGGAGGACAGACTCACCCCTGCTTCAGTGGCCAGCTCACCCGCTGTAGTGGCAGGACAGTCTCTACAAACCTTTTCAGACTGACATTGACTTTGAACAGTTGGACCATTTTGGACAGTATTTTTGACTTGGTGAAGGCTTGGGTGGGAATTGAGGGATTTTATATCGTCTGAAGCCTGgcactttgctttttattttcataatgctCCTATAATACCAGGTCAGGAGCTCTGCGTACAACAGAAACCCACAGCGGACCCCtgtcaaaagcaaaatgaagcaaACATGCTTAGGTTGCTCAATGTTGTGGCACCCTCCAAGGCTCTAAGGGCCACTTAAAATCTGATCTCAAGAGGGCCAGAAGTTCGAGTCTGTTCCTTTATACCAAGGCACATGCCACTGCTCAGAAGGTTCTAGCTGAAGGGAGCTAGAAGATCTAGCATGTTCCTTCAGACCATGTTGATAGGTGGGACTGGTTTGATTTTAAGTGGACAACAAAGCCTGAACTAGACAGATGAAGTCCTGAATCTTAAATTCAATCAGAGGGTGGTGGGTTGGGCCTTTCTGGGGTCCCTCAAACCCCACTCCTATGTGAAGGCCTGCAGACACTCTTACAATGGTGAATAAGGCTATATTCCTCCCTGGTATTGTTCCCCAATGGTTGTGACTAACAGGTAGAGTGAGAGTTTCAACGTGACCATCACGCCGCCCTGAGTTCAGTAGGGACTTCACTTGGGTTCTCAGCCtgatgggatttctttttttctttttaatgtttctttattttttgagagagagagagtgagctcgcCTGCACAcgccagggggaggggcagaaagaaagggagacagagaatccaaagcaggctctacactgtcagcacagagccagatccggggcttgaacccacgaaccacgaaatcaccacctgagccgaagttcgaagctccaccgactgaaccacccaggcgccccagaactatTGTATTTCTAAGCATTTCGGTCGAGTGATCAAGTTAAGCGATTTGCCCAGGTTCCACTGCCTGGTTAGTGATAAATGTCTGGACCTGGACAGAGTCTGATCACTATCCAGGCTCGTTTCCAGCATCGCTTTTCTGCCTGACAGCCACCGTGTCAGTTGGCTCCTTTGCATCTTTTTATTGCTTGTCATTACTCTCCAAATGTTCAACATTTACATGCTGTTGATAATTAGGATTCCTGTTTTAAGTTTTCAGAAGAGCCGGCGAGGATATTGTTTCTATTGAGGTCGGTAAGTGCCCCGATTTACCAAGTGGTATCTTGTTCCCTCAGGCGCACTTAGAACTACCTCCCAGCTCTTCAGTGGTGCAAGCCCAGGCAGATTTTAATCTGCTCAAATCAAGCAATACGAGAAGATATGAAGTCCTTAGGGAGATCCTGACGACGCTCGGCCTGAACTGTGACCTAAAACGAGCTCCTGCCTTAACGCCTCTGTACTTACTGCCTGCTGCCGAGGTGAGTGTGTGCGCTCAGCCCAGAAGGGGGCGCCTTGGATGCCTTTCTTCCAGACGGTGACCCTTTTTTCAGGGGTTCCGTTGCGGTGGGTTTGTGgtgttgatttctgtttttattttgacttcAGAGGAGTTGGGAGCTGCCTTAAAGATATCCAAGTATAGCTGATATTTTTGGTGTttgtaagggagggagggagagaagggagttTAGAAGGTATTAAATCTTAAAGGTCACATCCTATCcattttatggttaaaaaaaaaagggtcactCTTTTATGTGTCAGGAGTGTATTTGGAAGCCACACTTTATTCATTTGGGATTAAAAACCTCTGTTTTGATTTGGGCCTTTCTCAGTGAATATTTGGATGGGAAAACCccaagttttgtttcatttgtgcTGATGCCTGCCATCTTGTGGCGGAAGGGCTCTGGATTTCAGTTTAGATCTAGTTGTGTCTAAAAGGAAAATGCCCATGGAGCTGGGAATGTATTCAGGAATTTTCCCGGTCTTGTGTCTGCACTTGATGCCTGTGGTTGTTACCTGGTTTGGGCAGGTTGCCAGGTTCCCTAGGGGTGTCTCCTGCTAAcccctttgctttgttttgtcaaGCTGTCAATTTCTTGTTAATTGTGGCAAATGATTTTGCGGGTCTTTTTCTCAGCTCCCCTAAATGGGGAAATTTGTGAGTTTAGTGATGTAACCGTGCAGTTTTAGCAAATATCTGATAGTCCAGGTGACTCTAAACACCAAACTTACCTGCTTTCCCTtgtcccccatctctctgtcccactcACCCCccgctgctgtgtgtgtgtgcacgcgcgcatgcacatgctctctctctctctctctctctctgtctcaaaaacaaataaacattaaaaaaataaaaaagagaaggaactCCCTTTTAGGTTGTACTCTGTCCCTTGGCAAACTTAGTTTTCAGAGGAGAACAGAGCTGCAGGTATCTGGGTGGGATTTGCTCACTTGTAGAAGACTGGTATAAACTCTGAGGGATCTAGTATTAAGATACCTTataggattggggcgcctgggtggcacagtcaattgactggctgacttcggctcaggtcatgatctcgtggttcatggctttgagccccgtgtcaggctctgtgctgacagctcagagcctggaacctgcttcagattccatgtctccctctctctctctctgcccttcctccacttgtgctcactcactctctctcaaaaataaataaataaacttaaaaaaaagtccagtgaTTAATAGTATTATTATTAGATTGTTGAGAGTTTTGATAAATTACATGCGTATAATGTGCCCAAAAGTGCCTGATGCCCAGTCTAAAAATAGACTATaggtaataatttttaattttaaaaatgaataatattgcAATGGAtgatgttttttttcatttaagagaCATTCTTTTATTGCATTTTCATTATGGCTTTCAGCCAGTTtgcactctttttattttattttttttatttgaaaaaaaatttttttttttaacgttt from Panthera uncia isolate 11264 chromosome C2, Puncia_PCG_1.0, whole genome shotgun sequence encodes the following:
- the HLCS gene encoding biotin--protein ligase isoform X2, which gives rise to MTSLIHMGQVLWKRGVSLGGGHQARPPPPAAGAVTWIQRMPQSCAVQLQDSTLKALKDQASNKQAQILQQNPEPSVESKPEPDVMEDVGGDDLKVLGAQPTEGKDGPSGRKPAGEGDVGVGSIEHRHLHLSSCHECLELENSTIESVKFASAEKIPDLPYDHNGTLEDVADDICLEREGRKVNITGRAPNILFYMGSASQESLGRFQEVRSVLADCVDTESYTLYRLSRESALRDPWSDNCLLLVIATREAIPEDLSQKFVAYLSQGGKVLGLCSPFTLAGFQVTSKSVLRETVQNLVFSKADQTHVKLSVLSSGYVYEEGPGGQLSLGKLQGHLENEDKDRLIVQVPFGPRGGEAVLCQAHLELPPSSSVVQAQADFNLLKSSNTRRYEVLREILTTLGLNCDLKRAPALTPLYLLPAAEEIWDPLMQWLGKHVDPEGVIKSSKLSLKFLSSYTPNIEITPSALPVVTDVESFLSDNFNLEIYRQNLQTKRLGKVILFAEVTPTTMNLLDGLMFEIPQEMGLIAIAVRQTQGKGRGSNAWLSPMGCAVSTLLVSIPLRSQLGQRIPFVQHLMSLAVVEAVRSIPEYQDINLRVKWPNDIYYSDFVKLGGVLVNSTLLGETFYILIGCGFNVSNSNPTICINDLVTEYNKQHRAELKPFRTDDLIARTVTVLEKLIDRFQDKGPNGILPLYYKYWVHSGQRVRLGGLEGPEVWIVGLDDSGFLQVQQEDGEIVTVHPDGNSFDMLRNLIIPKQQ
- the HLCS gene encoding biotin--protein ligase isoform X3 produces the protein MEDRLQMADGLVPQKIVSVQLQDSTLKALKDQASNKQAQILQQNPEPSVESKPEPDVMEDVGGDDLKVLGAQPTEGKDGPSGRKPAGEGDVGVGSIEHRHLHLSSCHECLELENSTIESVKFASAEKIPDLPYDHNGTLEDVADDICLEREGRKVNITGRAPNILFYMGSASQESLGRFQEVRSVLADCVDTESYTLYRLSRESALRDPWSDNCLLLVIATREAIPEDLSQKFVAYLSQGGKVLGLCSPFTLAGFQVTSKSVLRETVQNLVFSKADQTHVKLSVLSSGYVYEEGPGGQLSLGKLQGHLENEDKDRLIVQVPFGPRGGEAVLCQAHLELPPSSSVVQAQADFNLLKSSNTRRYEVLREILTTLGLNCDLKRAPALTPLYLLPAAEEIWDPLMQWLGKHVDPEGVIKSSKLSLKFLSSYTPNIEITPSALPVVTDVESFLSDNFNLEIYRQNLQTKRLGKVILFAEVTPTTMNLLDGLMFEIPQEMGLIAIAVRQTQGKGRGSNAWLSPMGCAVSTLLVSIPLRSQLGQRIPFVQHLMSLAVVEAVRSIPEYQDINLRVKWPNDIYYSDFVKLGGVLVNSTLLGETFYILIGCGFNVSNSNPTICINDLVTEYNKQHRAELKPFRTDDLIARTVTVLEKLIDRFQDKGPNGILPLYYKYWVHSGQRVRLGGLEGPEVWIVGLDDSGFLQVQQEDGEIVTVHPDGNSFDMLRNLIIPKQQ